From one Amycolatopsis sp. FDAARGOS 1241 genomic stretch:
- a CDS encoding MoxR family ATPase has product MTEPGYAEGGNGQQPGTPARDAQLLERTVFEVKRIIVGQDRLVERMLVGLLAKGHLLLEGVPGVAKTLAVETFARVVGGSFSRVQFTPDLVPADILGTRIYRQGAERFDVELGPVVANFVLADEINRAPAKVQSAMLEVMAERHVSIGGETFPMPDPFLVLATQNPIENEGVYPLPEAQRDRFLFKIVVEYPTAEEEREIIYRMGVTPPVPHEVLSPAELVRLQGVASQVFVHHALVDYVVRLVLTTRTPNDHGLADVAGWVSYGASPRASLGIIAAARALALVRGRDYVLPQDVVDVVPDVLRHRLVLSYDALADGVPVDHIITRVLQTVPLPQVSARPQGGTGPVPAGAPVR; this is encoded by the coding sequence GTGACCGAGCCCGGCTACGCCGAGGGCGGGAACGGGCAGCAGCCCGGCACCCCGGCGCGGGACGCCCAGTTGCTGGAACGCACCGTGTTCGAGGTCAAGCGCATCATCGTCGGCCAGGACCGGCTGGTGGAGCGCATGCTCGTCGGGTTGCTGGCGAAGGGGCACCTGCTGCTGGAAGGCGTGCCCGGGGTCGCGAAGACGCTGGCCGTGGAGACCTTCGCGCGGGTGGTCGGCGGCTCGTTCTCCCGGGTGCAGTTCACGCCCGACCTGGTGCCGGCCGACATCCTCGGCACGCGCATCTACCGGCAGGGCGCCGAGCGCTTCGACGTGGAGCTCGGCCCGGTCGTCGCCAACTTCGTGCTCGCCGACGAGATCAACCGCGCGCCCGCGAAGGTGCAGTCGGCGATGCTGGAGGTCATGGCCGAGCGGCACGTGTCGATCGGCGGCGAGACCTTCCCGATGCCGGATCCGTTCCTCGTGCTCGCCACGCAGAACCCGATCGAGAACGAGGGCGTGTACCCGCTGCCGGAAGCGCAGCGCGACCGCTTCCTGTTCAAGATCGTGGTCGAGTACCCGACGGCTGAGGAAGAGCGCGAGATCATCTACCGCATGGGCGTGACCCCGCCCGTGCCGCACGAGGTGCTGAGCCCGGCCGAGCTCGTGCGCCTTCAGGGCGTGGCCTCGCAGGTGTTCGTGCACCACGCGCTGGTCGACTACGTGGTGCGGCTCGTGCTCACCACCCGCACGCCCAACGACCACGGCCTCGCCGACGTCGCCGGCTGGGTGTCCTACGGCGCCTCGCCGCGGGCGAGCCTCGGCATCATCGCCGCCGCCCGCGCGCTCGCGCTGGTGCGCGGCCGCGACTACGTGCTGCCGCAGGACGTCGTCGACGTGGTGCCGGACGTGCTGCGCCACCGGCTGGTGCTGTCCTACGACGCGCTGGCCGACGGCGTGCCCGTGGACCACATCATCACCCGCGTGCTGCAGACCGTGCCGCTGCCTCAGGTCTCGGCCCGGCCGCAGGGCGGCACCGGGCCGGTGCCGGCGGGCGCACCCGTCAGGTAG